CCGGCGAGTTCACCGCCGTGGACATGCTGTCGCGGAGGGAGGCCGACGCGGCGCTGGTTGTCGCCTCGGATCCCGGGGCGCACTTCCCGGCCGGAGCGGTCCGGGGGCTGGAGGGGATCCCCAGAGTGGTGATGGACCCTGTCGTTTCGCTCACCGCACAGGACGCCACGGTCTACCTGCCCACCGCCCAGTACGGCGTGGACGCCGAGGGGACCTACTACCGGATGGACGGGGTGCCCATCCGGACCCGTGCCTTCCGGGAACGGCTGCGCCCCACCGATGAAGAGGTCTTTGACGGTGTCCTGGAGCGGCTCCACGGCGGCCGGGTGGAGTCGACGACACCGATTGAGGAGGTGCAGCGATGAGCGGAACGCAGCCGGTGGGCATCCTGGGCGGCTTCCTCTACGATCCCGCCAACGGTGTGGACGGAGCGGTCCGGGATATCTGGATCAAGGACGGCAGGGTGGCGGCCCCCGAGGAGGTGGATCGGGAGCATGCCCGCATCATCGATGCCCGGGGGATGAATGTCTTTCCCGGCGGCGTGGACCTCCACGCCCACATCGCCGGCGCCAAGGTGAACCACGGCCGCAAGCTCTGCCCCGAGGACCATGCCGACCACAAGCGGAACCGCGCCGAAGGGGGCCGTTCCGGGGCGGGCTTCACCGTGCCCACCACCTTCATGACGGGCTGCATGTACGCCGAACTGGGCTACACCACCGTGATGGAGGCGGCCTGCGCCCCCCTTGTCGCCCGCCACACCCACGAGGAGCTGGAGGACATGCCTCTGCTGGACAAGGGGATCCTGGTGACCCTGGGCAACAACGAGTTCCTCTTCGACTGCATCGCCCGGGGCGAGACGGAGCGGGCCAGGGATTTCATCGCCTGGACGCTCCAGGCCGCCCGGGGGTACGGCATCAAGGTGGTCAACCCCGGCGGCGTGGAGAACTGGAAATCCCAGCGGGGGAACGCCCACCACTGGGATCAGGAGATCGCCGGTTTCGGCCTGACCCCCCGGAGGGTGCTGGACACACTGATCGGGGCGGCCGACGAACTGGGTCTGCCCCACGGCGTGCACCTCCACGGGCTCAACCTGGGGACCCCCCAGAGCGCCGAACAGACCCTGGAGTCCATCCGCTTCGCCCAGGGGCGGCTGCACCTGACGCATCTGCAGTTCATGAGCTACGGTGACGACGGCAAGGGGCGGTTCCGGAGCCGCACCGAAGAGCTGGCCGAGGCGGTGAACGCCAACAGCAACGTCACCTTCGACGTGGGGCAGATCGTGTTTGGTCCGGCCACCACCATGACCTCCGACGGGCCGTTCCAGTACAACCTGGGCTGTATGACGGGTCACAAGTGGTTCGGCGGCGACGAGGAGAACGAGACCGGCGGCGGCATCGTGCCGCTGCGGTACAGCCGGAAGAACAGGATCAACGCCCTGCAGTGGGTAACGGGGCTGGAGCTCTTCCTTCTGGCCGAGGATCCCTGGCGGGTGGCCCTCACCACGGACCATCCCAACGCCGGGCCCTTCTTCTGCTATCCCCAGGTGAT
Above is a window of Synergistales bacterium DNA encoding:
- a CDS encoding formylmethanofuran dehydrogenase subunit A, with protein sequence MSGTQPVGILGGFLYDPANGVDGAVRDIWIKDGRVAAPEEVDREHARIIDARGMNVFPGGVDLHAHIAGAKVNHGRKLCPEDHADHKRNRAEGGRSGAGFTVPTTFMTGCMYAELGYTTVMEAACAPLVARHTHEELEDMPLLDKGILVTLGNNEFLFDCIARGETERARDFIAWTLQAARGYGIKVVNPGGVENWKSQRGNAHHWDQEIAGFGLTPRRVLDTLIGAADELGLPHGVHLHGLNLGTPQSAEQTLESIRFAQGRLHLTHLQFMSYGDDGKGRFRSRTEELAEAVNANSNVTFDVGQIVFGPATTMTSDGPFQYNLGCMTGHKWFGGDEENETGGGIVPLRYSRKNRINALQWVTGLELFLLAEDPWRVALTTDHPNAGPFFCYPQVIRLLMDRDYRAEILETLPASVRKRSLLKDIDREYTLGEIAIITRAAPARILGLSRKGHLGVGADGDVAVYHPDDDGARTPRCRSVVPCRRALDLPRWVLKGGRVVVEAGRFTGETGDAGTTFHVTPDYDPSVEKPLRNHFKRYYSVAFDNYPVQDAYLGSGESVPCR